From the genome of Alosa alosa isolate M-15738 ecotype Scorff River chromosome 20, AALO_Geno_1.1, whole genome shotgun sequence, one region includes:
- the LOC125285019 gene encoding tenascin isoform X1: MLVLFLTLLILTLPGPAHLSTDSAESPQATNGRVSRDTKPKGQPIKVIISNSCAQGDSTGGDKELELDPDSPLVLTHRIRLVPTAGGGGAAGTCGGCEAEFAALRERLERLEREVSALREKCGGPEGGCCASEQSKGPGCTVPRPLTCPDDCNDQGRCVDGKCVCFPGYSGDDCSDSTCPDNCSDNGKCVNGQCVCNPGFTGPDCSTRTCPDNCNNQGRCVNGRCVCNPGFAAPDCATRSCPDNCKNRGKCVNGQCVCDPGFTGPDCSTRACPDNCNDRGQCVNGKCVCDSGFTGPDCSEATCPDNCNNRGQCVNGKCVCESGFTGPDCSGKDCPNNCRNRGKCVNGQCVCDPGFTGPDCSTKTCPDNCNNRGRCVNGKCVCEAGFTGPDCGTKSCPNNCTNKGRCVRGKCVCRRGFTGPDCSECEPGLSGPDCSTALTGVTRLTTKDITESSVTLTWTPPPVQYDSYQITITSQKEGDQKITSSVGGRLTSYTQTGLAPGQEYHVSITGEKDGQPGTESTTEFTTKISAPTKLEVVKTSTTFAIIQWEPPQMEIDRYHLSVVPSDGGDQGRQKKALPPSVSAQIDDLVAGTPYDVTLVAEKDGKQSPPVTIQVVPAEPGETLSMVTTETKPRPVSTDTDKQKLPPKPVRNGTFRRPGMPRPPHFNATRPGTGPKRVPPGGLPKQPGAHPGKPRWTSFQPDLPTSDREPLSATVTDGTRDEGSQGEPGRGTSATDKTRDPAAPAPQATEVSGNTTGHPNGKKCHSKLIVGHRHLNGTIKTKVPVIKNMTHATDEEKIDALVKELQRHNRGHKNPSSEEQGIDLHISVFEVSPGLLPNADFIKTPLASKTSAENDNDHISITKLLGLPLTLSTPSTPSQPSDRGSDAAVKRLPDSSESGGSGKSPSSEYSDSVESSEYDSPSSSASEESSRTEIVVTSSESEPGRSEESDTGGSKPLKPSGFPKGKFTRRPGIGPFQNRTRPHFGPPLTPSRGPIRRPFPHRVPNGGLPNGGLPNGGLPNGGVPNGGPSVQPGSGETTETRAHLKQRPGVIFRKRNDTRPGKPQLVRPALPHSAISTAPPQLGHPMTSHPDDGENGHDKEVNGHDKEETSTGSPFSSEEVPASSTEKPKADRMRYPPGKTPPKRPGFNGGNGGVKTKLKPGVTWRRRNGTAFRPPTVYLASTKTTPPPTSHRVAVPHAENTALPDSVKPTEETLTDTEDVNVINGHTQPDDFKMTSTKPKPGVTNKRKDNTVVQLPPGHKPMKHPLGKTDSAETTDTTVPAQPIPKSPDTTQGSTTDGQEGEQLSHVGVQKESTHSVTLRWGAPDGMFKNFVVTQKRPTKGEDPDNRMAEGVRERQEEGEEGDSEGPATSTDITGPSPKASPNDTFTKVLPGSARSFLFKGLQPQTQYVLSVFGTGPGVRSKTHSVTINTGPEPPSNLLFTDITDTTVSVSWTKPRSPVTGFKVTYTHTLEGEPVSVSVGAADTTVDLSQLTPGSSYEVSIISLQNLDESDPLKDTVHTLPDPPTDLHAINITDSRALLLWRPALAAVDNYVIVYGSEKGPDVTISVSGNAAAQQLTGLDTSTDYSVTITSHLGNRKSDGATTVFTTTGGSGRVGDGPKDLTASQVTPRSAVLKWKPPSSKASGYKLQYAIEGQAFQDAFVGPDLNDHRLVRLRPGAKYIVRLQAEIGGVYTEAITTEFTTGSLRFPYPTDCSQELLNGAHESGLVEIFPNGPDSEPVSAYCDMETDGGGWTLFQRRVNGKVNFYRGWKDYRSGFGDPSEEFWMGNDLLHNMTKMKPMSLRVDMRAEGESVFAKYSSFSIGQGKTYTLRVSGYTGNAGDSMTYHNGRVFSTRDRDLSDIRVCAISYRGGWWYRNCHEANLNGLYGTIKNHQGVIWTTWKGKEYSIPFVEMKMRPTSFRPPSQG; this comes from the exons ATGCTGGTCCTATTCCTCACTCTTCTCATCCTCACCCTCCCAGGCCCCGCCCACCTCTCGACTGACAGCGCCGAGAGCCCACAGGCCACCAATGGCAGGGTTTCCCGTGACACCAAGCCCAAGGGTCAGCCAATCAAAGTGATTATCTCAAACAGCTGTGCCCAGGGTGACTCGACCGGCGGTGATAAGGAGCTGGAGCTCGACCCAGACTCTCCACTGGTTCTGACTCACCGGATCCGTCTGGTGCCGACCGCCGGCGGCGGGGGTGCGGCCGGCACGTGTGGAGGGTGTGAGGCCGAGTTTGCCGCGCTGCGTGAGCGTCTGGAGAGGCTGGAGAGGGAAGTGTCTGCGCTCAGGGAGAAGTGTGGCGGGCCGGAGGGAGGCTGCTGCGCCTCAGAGCAGAGCAAag gACCAGGCTGCACAGTGCCCAGGCCACTGACGTGCCCTGACGACTGTAACGATCAGGGCCGGTGTGTCGACGGCAAGTGTGTTTGTTTCCCTGGTTACAGCGGGGACGACTGCAGCGATTCGACGTGCCCAGACAACTGCAGCGACAACGGGAAGTGCGTAAAcggccagtgtgtgtgcaatccCGGGTTCACGGGACCTGACTGCTCCACGAGGACATGTCCTGATAACTGCAACAACCAAGGACGCTGTGTGAacggaaggtgtgtgtgtaaccccgGTTTTGCCGCACCAGACTGCGCAACCCGAAGCTGTCCCGATAACTGTAAAAACCGTGGAAAGTGTGTgaatgggcagtgtgtgtgtgaccccggTTTCACCGGACCAGACTGCTCCACAAGGGCCTGTCCGGATAATTGTAATGACAGAGGACAGTGTGTcaatggaaagtgtgtgtgtgatagcggGTTCACAGGCCCTGACTGCTCTGAAGCGACCTGCCCCGACAACTGCAACAACCGGGGGCAGTGTGTGAacgggaaatgtgtgtgtgagagtggtttCACAGGCCCCGACTGCTCTGGCAAAGACTGTCCGAACAACTGCAGAAACCGAGGCAAGTGTGTGAACGGGCAGTGTGTTTGCGATCCCGGGTTCACCGGTCCCGACTGCTCCACAAAGACGTGTCCTGACAACTGCAACAACCGCGGCCGGTGTGTCAacggaaagtgtgtgtgtgaggcaggctTCACAGGTCCGGACTGCGGAACCAAGTCCTGTCCAAACAACTGCACCAACAAGGGCCGCTGTGTgagagggaagtgtgtgtgccgGCGCGGGTTCACGGGGCCCGACTGCAGTGAGTGTGAGCCAGGTCTGAGCGGCCCAGACTGCTCCACAG CCCTCACTGGTGTGACGAGACTCACTACTAAGGATATCACAGAGTCGTCAGTGACCCTCACCTGGACTCCTCCTCCAGTGCAATACGACTCCTACCAGATCACCATCACCAGTCAG AAAGAAGGGGATCAGAAGATCACATCATCGGTGGGTGGGCGTCTCACCAGTTACACACAAACCGGATTGGCTCCTGGCCAGGAATACCATGTGTCAATCACAGGAGAGAAGGATGGCCAACCTGGCACAGAGAGTACTACAGAGTTCACTACGA AGATCTCGGCTCCCACCAAATTAGAAGTGGTGAAGACATCCACCACATTTGCGATTATCCAATGGGAGCCACCCCAGATGGAGATTGACAGGTATCACTTGAGCGTGGTACCCAGTGATGGAGGAGACCAGGGCAGGCAGAAGAAAGCCCTGCCGCCCTCTGTCTCTGCTCAGATTGATGACCTGGTGGCGGGCACGCCCTACGACGTCACTCTCGTGGCAGAGAAAGACGGAAAACAGAGTCCACCAGTCACGATACAGGTCGTTCCCG CAGAACCAGGTGAAACATTAAGCATGGTCACCACGGAAACCAAACCCAGGCCTGTATCAACAGACACCGACAAACAAAAGCTACCACCCAAACCTGTTAGAAATGGCACATTCAGACGGCCTGGTATGCCAAGACCCCCCCATTTCAATGCCACGAGGCCAGGTACAGGGCCAAAGAGAGTGCCCCCTGGTGGTCTACCAAAGCAACCGGGAGCACACCCAGGAAAACCCAGATGGACAAGTTTTCAACCTGACCTACCAACCAGCGACAGGGAGCCACTATCAGCAACCGTGACAGATGGCACAAGGGATGAAGGGTCTCAGGGGGAACCTGGCCGTGGTACATCTGCAACTGATAAAACAAGGGATCCAGCAGCTCCTGCACCACAAGCCACAGAAGTCTCTGGAAACACCACTGGTCACCCGAATGGAAAAAAATGTCATTCAAAGCTCATTGTAGGACACCGTCACTTGAATGGAACAATCAAGACGAAAGTTCCAGTCATCAAAAACATGACGCATGCCACTGACGAGGAGAAAATCGATGCGCTCGTCAAAGAACTGCAGAGGCACAACAGGGGCCACAAAAACCCTTCATCTGAGGAACAAGGCATCGATTtacacatctctgtgtttgAGGTTTCACCAGGACTTCTCCCAAATGCAGACTTCATTAAAACGCCCTTGGCAAGTAAGACCAGTGCTGAGAATGACAATGACCACATCTCAATCACTAAGCTTCTGGGGCTCCCCCTCACGCTATCCACACCGTCCACTCCCTCTCAGCCCTCGGACAGAGGATCGGATGCAGCTGTAAAACGTCTCCCTGATTCCAGCGAGAGTGGGGGCAGTGGAAAAAGTCCATCTTCAGAATATTCCGATTCCGTTGAATCTTCTGAATATGACTCTCCTTCTAGTAGTGCGTCAGAGGAATCATCCAGGACCGAGATTGTCGTCACAAGTTCAGAGAGTGAGCCTGGGAGGAGTGAGGAGTCTGACACAGGAGGATCAAAGCCACTCAAGCCTTCTGGtttccccaaagggaaattcacTCGTCGGCCCGGCATCGGACCTTTCCAAAACAGAACCAGGCCGCATTTTGGACCCCCTCTGACCCCTTCCAGAGGCCCAATACGCAGGCCTTTCCCCCATCGTGTCCCCAATGGTGGCCTCCCCAATGGTGGCCTCCCCAATGGTGGCCTCCCCAATGGTGGCGTCCCCAATGGAGGACCCTCTGTTCAGCCAGGCAGTGGAGAGACCACTGAGACCAGAGCTCACCTTAAACAAAGACCTGGCGTGATCTTCAGAAAAAGGAATGACACAAGACCTGGAAAACCACAACTAGTGCGTCCGGCCTTACCCCACAGCGCAATCTCCACAGCTCCTCCTCAACTTGGTCACCCTATGACATCACATCCTGATGATGGAGAGAATGGTCACGACAAGGAAGTCAATGGTCATGACAAGGAGGAAACCAGTACCGGCAGCCCATTTTCATCTGAGGAGGTCCCAGCCAGCAGTACTGAGAAACCGAAGGCAGACCGAATGAGGTACCCCCCAGGAAAAACGCCACCTAAACGTCCTGGCTTCAATGGCGGGAATGGGGGGGTTAAAACCAAACTAAAGCCTGGAGTTACCTGGAGAAGGCGTAACGGCACAGCGTTTCGACCACCAACAGTATACCTTGCTAGTACAAAAACTACACCTCCTCCGACCAGTCACAGAGTAGCTGTACCACATGCTGAAAATACTGCCCTTCCAGACAGTGTAAAACCAACTGAGGAAACTCTGACTGACACAGAGGATGTAAATGTAATTAATGGACATACCCAACCTGATGACTTCAAAATGACTAGCACTAAACCAAAGCCAGGTGTCACgaacaaaagaaaagacaacACAGTTGTCCAACTACCACCGGGTCACAAGCCAATGAAGCATCCTCTTGGAAAGACTGACAGTGCCGAAACCACGGACACCACAGTCCCAGCTCAGCCAATACCAAAGTCACCTGACACAACTCAAGGCAGTACCACTGATGGGCAAGAGGGGGAGCAACTGAGTCATGTCGGTGTCCAGAAAGAATCCACCCATTCAGTTACCCTAAGATGGGGTGCACCGGATGGTATGTTCAAAAATTTTGTTGTCACTCAAAAGAGGCCCACCAAAGGAGAAGACCCAGACAATCGAATGGCtgagggggtgagggagagacaggaggagggagaggagggtgatTCAGAGGGTCCAGCAACCTCCACTGACATAACAGGGCCATCACCTAAAGCTTCCCCTAACGACACATTCACCAAAGTTTTGCCTGGGTCGGCACGGTCATTCTTGTTCAAGGGCCTCCAACCACAGACCCAATATGTCCTCTCTGTGTTCGGCACGGGTCCAGGAGTTCGCTCGAAAACACACAGTGTTACTATAAACACAG GTCCCGAGCCCCCAAGTAACCTCCTGTTCACTGACATCACGGACACCACTGTGTCGGTGTCCTGGACCAAACCACGGAGCCCCGTGACTGGCTTTAAGGTTACGTACACTCACACGCTCGAGG GTGAAccagtgtcagtgtcagtggGTGCAGCAGACACAACTGTAGATCTCTCTCAGCTTACACCAGGGTCATCCTACGAGGTCAGCATCATCTCTCTGCAAAATCTAGATGAGAGTGACCCACTCAAAGACACTGTCCACACAC TGCCAGACCCACCCACAGACCTCCATGCCATTAACATCACGGACTCCAGGGCCCTGTTGCTGTGGAGACCGGCGCTGGCAGCCGTAGACAACTACGTCATTGTGTACGGCTCAGAGAAAG ggccagatgtgacCATCTCGGTGTCCGGGAACGCCGCGGCCCAACAGCTGACCGGACTGGATACTTCCACAGACTACAGCGTCACAATCACCAGTCACCTTGGCAACCGCAAGAGCGATGGAGCGACCACTGTCTTTACCACCACCGggg GTTCTGGACGGGTAGGAGATGGACCGAAGGACCTGACAGCCAGTCAGGTCACCCCACGTTCGGCTGTGTTGAAATGGAAACCACCCTCTTCCAAGGCCTCAGGCTACAAGTTACAGTACGCCATAGAGGGCCAGGCCTTTCAA GATGCGTTTGTGGGCCCAGACCTCAATGATCACAGGTTGGTGCGGTTGAGGCCAGGCGCCAAGTACATAGTGCGGCTACAGGCAGAGATAGGAGGAGTTTACACGGAGGCCATCACCACTGAGTTCACCACAG GAAGTCTCCGGTTCCCGTACCCGACTGATTGTTCCCAGGAGCTTCTGAACGGCGCGCACGAGTCCGGCCTGGTCGAGATCTTCCCCAACGGCCCGGACTCCGAGCCAGTCTCCGCTTATTGCGACATGGAGACGGACGGAGGCGGCTGGACG CTTTTCCAGAGAAGAGTGAATGGCAAGGTGAACTTCTACAGGGGCTGGAAAGACTACCGCAGCGGATTTGGCGACCCGAGTGAAGAGTTCTGGATGG GTAATGATCTACTTCATAACATGACCAAAATGAAACCGATGAGCTTGCGGGTAGACATGCGTGCCGAGGGCGAGTCCGTCTTTGCCAAATACTCATCATTCTCCATTGGCCAAGggaagacatacacactcagggTGTCTGGTTACACTGGCAATGCAG GTGACTCTATGACGTACCACAATGGCCGTGTGTTCTCCACCCGAGACCGAGACCTCTCCGACATCCGTGTCTGCGCCATATCCTACAGAGGAGGCTGGTGGTACAGGAACTGCCATGAGGCCAACCTCAATGGCCTCTACGGCACAATCAAAAATCACCAG GGTGTGATCTGGACGACATGGAAGGGCAAAGAATACTCCATCCCCTTCGTCGAGATGAAAATGCGTCCAACCTCCTTCAGACCTCCTTCTCAGGGTTAA
- the LOC125285019 gene encoding tenascin isoform X3: protein MLVLFLTLLILTLPGPAHLSTDSAESPQATNGRVSRDTKPKGQPIKVIISNSCAQGDSTGGDKELELDPDSPLVLTHRIRLVPTAGGGGAAGTCGGCEAEFAALRERLERLEREVSALREKCGGPEGGCCASEQSKGPGCTVPRPLTCPDDCNDQGRCVDGKCVCFPGYSGDDCSDSTCPDNCSDNGKCVNGQCVCNPGFTGPDCSTRTCPDNCNNQGRCVNGRCVCNPGFAAPDCATRSCPDNCKNRGKCVNGQCVCDPGFTGPDCSTRACPDNCNDRGQCVNGKCVCDSGFTGPDCSEATCPDNCNNRGQCVNGKCVCESGFTGPDCSGKDCPNNCRNRGKCVNGQCVCDPGFTGPDCSTKTCPDNCNNRGRCVNGKCVCEAGFTGPDCGTKSCPNNCTNKGRCVRGKCVCRRGFTGPDCSECEPGLSGPDCSTALTGVTRLTTKDITESSVTLTWTPPPVQYDSYQITITSQKEGDQKITSSVGGRLTSYTQTGLAPGQEYHVSITGEKDGQPGTESTTEFTTKISAPTKLEVVKTSTTFAIIQWEPPQMEIDRYHLSVVPSDGGDQGRQKKALPPSVSAQIDDLVAGTPYDVTLVAEKDGKQSPPVTIQVVPGPEPPSNLLFTDITDTTVSVSWTKPRSPVTGFKVTYTHTLEGEPVSVSVGAADTTVDLSQLTPGSSYEVSIISLQNLDESDPLKDTVHTLPDPPTDLHAINITDSRALLLWRPALAAVDNYVIVYGSEKGPDVTISVSGNAAAQQLTGLDTSTDYSVTITSHLGNRKSDGATTVFTTTGGSGRVGDGPKDLTASQVTPRSAVLKWKPPSSKASGYKLQYAIEGQAFQDAFVGPDLNDHRLVRLRPGAKYIVRLQAEIGGVYTEAITTEFTTGSLRFPYPTDCSQELLNGAHESGLVEIFPNGPDSEPVSAYCDMETDGGGWTLFQRRVNGKVNFYRGWKDYRSGFGDPSEEFWMGNDLLHNMTKMKPMSLRVDMRAEGESVFAKYSSFSIGQGKTYTLRVSGYTGNAGDSMTYHNGRVFSTRDRDLSDIRVCAISYRGGWWYRNCHEANLNGLYGTIKNHQGVIWTTWKGKEYSIPFVEMKMRPTSFRPPSQG, encoded by the exons ATGCTGGTCCTATTCCTCACTCTTCTCATCCTCACCCTCCCAGGCCCCGCCCACCTCTCGACTGACAGCGCCGAGAGCCCACAGGCCACCAATGGCAGGGTTTCCCGTGACACCAAGCCCAAGGGTCAGCCAATCAAAGTGATTATCTCAAACAGCTGTGCCCAGGGTGACTCGACCGGCGGTGATAAGGAGCTGGAGCTCGACCCAGACTCTCCACTGGTTCTGACTCACCGGATCCGTCTGGTGCCGACCGCCGGCGGCGGGGGTGCGGCCGGCACGTGTGGAGGGTGTGAGGCCGAGTTTGCCGCGCTGCGTGAGCGTCTGGAGAGGCTGGAGAGGGAAGTGTCTGCGCTCAGGGAGAAGTGTGGCGGGCCGGAGGGAGGCTGCTGCGCCTCAGAGCAGAGCAAag gACCAGGCTGCACAGTGCCCAGGCCACTGACGTGCCCTGACGACTGTAACGATCAGGGCCGGTGTGTCGACGGCAAGTGTGTTTGTTTCCCTGGTTACAGCGGGGACGACTGCAGCGATTCGACGTGCCCAGACAACTGCAGCGACAACGGGAAGTGCGTAAAcggccagtgtgtgtgcaatccCGGGTTCACGGGACCTGACTGCTCCACGAGGACATGTCCTGATAACTGCAACAACCAAGGACGCTGTGTGAacggaaggtgtgtgtgtaaccccgGTTTTGCCGCACCAGACTGCGCAACCCGAAGCTGTCCCGATAACTGTAAAAACCGTGGAAAGTGTGTgaatgggcagtgtgtgtgtgaccccggTTTCACCGGACCAGACTGCTCCACAAGGGCCTGTCCGGATAATTGTAATGACAGAGGACAGTGTGTcaatggaaagtgtgtgtgtgatagcggGTTCACAGGCCCTGACTGCTCTGAAGCGACCTGCCCCGACAACTGCAACAACCGGGGGCAGTGTGTGAacgggaaatgtgtgtgtgagagtggtttCACAGGCCCCGACTGCTCTGGCAAAGACTGTCCGAACAACTGCAGAAACCGAGGCAAGTGTGTGAACGGGCAGTGTGTTTGCGATCCCGGGTTCACCGGTCCCGACTGCTCCACAAAGACGTGTCCTGACAACTGCAACAACCGCGGCCGGTGTGTCAacggaaagtgtgtgtgtgaggcaggctTCACAGGTCCGGACTGCGGAACCAAGTCCTGTCCAAACAACTGCACCAACAAGGGCCGCTGTGTgagagggaagtgtgtgtgccgGCGCGGGTTCACGGGGCCCGACTGCAGTGAGTGTGAGCCAGGTCTGAGCGGCCCAGACTGCTCCACAG CCCTCACTGGTGTGACGAGACTCACTACTAAGGATATCACAGAGTCGTCAGTGACCCTCACCTGGACTCCTCCTCCAGTGCAATACGACTCCTACCAGATCACCATCACCAGTCAG AAAGAAGGGGATCAGAAGATCACATCATCGGTGGGTGGGCGTCTCACCAGTTACACACAAACCGGATTGGCTCCTGGCCAGGAATACCATGTGTCAATCACAGGAGAGAAGGATGGCCAACCTGGCACAGAGAGTACTACAGAGTTCACTACGA AGATCTCGGCTCCCACCAAATTAGAAGTGGTGAAGACATCCACCACATTTGCGATTATCCAATGGGAGCCACCCCAGATGGAGATTGACAGGTATCACTTGAGCGTGGTACCCAGTGATGGAGGAGACCAGGGCAGGCAGAAGAAAGCCCTGCCGCCCTCTGTCTCTGCTCAGATTGATGACCTGGTGGCGGGCACGCCCTACGACGTCACTCTCGTGGCAGAGAAAGACGGAAAACAGAGTCCACCAGTCACGATACAGGTCGTTCCCG GTCCCGAGCCCCCAAGTAACCTCCTGTTCACTGACATCACGGACACCACTGTGTCGGTGTCCTGGACCAAACCACGGAGCCCCGTGACTGGCTTTAAGGTTACGTACACTCACACGCTCGAGG GTGAAccagtgtcagtgtcagtggGTGCAGCAGACACAACTGTAGATCTCTCTCAGCTTACACCAGGGTCATCCTACGAGGTCAGCATCATCTCTCTGCAAAATCTAGATGAGAGTGACCCACTCAAAGACACTGTCCACACAC TGCCAGACCCACCCACAGACCTCCATGCCATTAACATCACGGACTCCAGGGCCCTGTTGCTGTGGAGACCGGCGCTGGCAGCCGTAGACAACTACGTCATTGTGTACGGCTCAGAGAAAG ggccagatgtgacCATCTCGGTGTCCGGGAACGCCGCGGCCCAACAGCTGACCGGACTGGATACTTCCACAGACTACAGCGTCACAATCACCAGTCACCTTGGCAACCGCAAGAGCGATGGAGCGACCACTGTCTTTACCACCACCGggg GTTCTGGACGGGTAGGAGATGGACCGAAGGACCTGACAGCCAGTCAGGTCACCCCACGTTCGGCTGTGTTGAAATGGAAACCACCCTCTTCCAAGGCCTCAGGCTACAAGTTACAGTACGCCATAGAGGGCCAGGCCTTTCAA GATGCGTTTGTGGGCCCAGACCTCAATGATCACAGGTTGGTGCGGTTGAGGCCAGGCGCCAAGTACATAGTGCGGCTACAGGCAGAGATAGGAGGAGTTTACACGGAGGCCATCACCACTGAGTTCACCACAG GAAGTCTCCGGTTCCCGTACCCGACTGATTGTTCCCAGGAGCTTCTGAACGGCGCGCACGAGTCCGGCCTGGTCGAGATCTTCCCCAACGGCCCGGACTCCGAGCCAGTCTCCGCTTATTGCGACATGGAGACGGACGGAGGCGGCTGGACG CTTTTCCAGAGAAGAGTGAATGGCAAGGTGAACTTCTACAGGGGCTGGAAAGACTACCGCAGCGGATTTGGCGACCCGAGTGAAGAGTTCTGGATGG GTAATGATCTACTTCATAACATGACCAAAATGAAACCGATGAGCTTGCGGGTAGACATGCGTGCCGAGGGCGAGTCCGTCTTTGCCAAATACTCATCATTCTCCATTGGCCAAGggaagacatacacactcagggTGTCTGGTTACACTGGCAATGCAG GTGACTCTATGACGTACCACAATGGCCGTGTGTTCTCCACCCGAGACCGAGACCTCTCCGACATCCGTGTCTGCGCCATATCCTACAGAGGAGGCTGGTGGTACAGGAACTGCCATGAGGCCAACCTCAATGGCCTCTACGGCACAATCAAAAATCACCAG GGTGTGATCTGGACGACATGGAAGGGCAAAGAATACTCCATCCCCTTCGTCGAGATGAAAATGCGTCCAACCTCCTTCAGACCTCCTTCTCAGGGTTAA